One Gadus morhua chromosome 13, gadMor3.0, whole genome shotgun sequence genomic window carries:
- the LOC115556784 gene encoding ras-related protein Rab-27B isoform X1: MATERISVLLTKYCLELHSSGKVAYSGCEMAVDGDYDYLIKLLALGDSGVGKTSFLYRYTDQHFNRRFTTTVGIDFREKRVNYMGTGADGTSQKNLKVHLQLWDTAGQERFRSLTTAFFRDAMGFLLMFDLSSQQSFLNVRNWMSQLQVNAYCDSPDIVLVGTKADLQDTRDVQVEQARDLAARYGIPYFETSAATGVAVDEAVRALLGLVMKRMEQSAEPSGAAPNGSATVSQEVTDTPVRGGCEC; this comes from the exons ATGGCAACTGAACGTATCTCAGTACTACTAACTAAATATTGTCTGGAACTTCATTCATCAGGGAAGGTTGCATACTCTGGATGCGAGATGGCCGTCGACGGTGACTATGACTATCTGATCAAACTGCTGGCACTTGGAGACTCGGGGGTGGGGAAGACCAGCTTCCTATACCGATACACTGACCAACATTTCAACCGCAGGTTCACCACCACTGTGGGCATCGACTTCAGGGAGAAGAGAGTG aACTACATGGGGACAGGGGCTGATGGGACGTCCCAGAAGAACCTGAaggtccacctccagctctggGACACAGCTGGACAGGAGAG ATTCAGGAGCCTCACCACAGCCTTCTTCAGAGATGCCATGGGCTTCCTGCTGATGTTTGATCTCAGCAGTCAGCAGAGTTTCCTCAACGTCAGGAACTGGATGA GTCAGCTGCAGGTTAACGCCTACTGCGACAGCCCAGACATCGTGTTGGTGGGGACCAAGGCAGACCTCCAAGACACCAGGGATGTCCAGGTGGAGCAGGCCAGAGACCTGGCAGCCCGATACGG CATCCCGTACTTTGAGACGAGTGCGGCCACGGGCGTGGCAGTGGACGAGGCGGTGCGTGCGCTGCTGGGCttggtgatgaagaggatggaGCAGAGCGCGGAGCCGAGCGGCGCCGCGCCCAACGGCAGCGCCACCGTCAGCCAGGAGGTGACGGACACGCCGGTCAGGGGAGGCTGCGAGTGCTAG
- the LOC115556784 gene encoding ras-related protein Rab-27B isoform X2 produces the protein MAVDGDYDYLIKLLALGDSGVGKTSFLYRYTDQHFNRRFTTTVGIDFREKRVNYMGTGADGTSQKNLKVHLQLWDTAGQERFRSLTTAFFRDAMGFLLMFDLSSQQSFLNVRNWMSQLQVNAYCDSPDIVLVGTKADLQDTRDVQVEQARDLAARYGIPYFETSAATGVAVDEAVRALLGLVMKRMEQSAEPSGAAPNGSATVSQEVTDTPVRGGCEC, from the exons ATGGCCGTCGACGGTGACTATGACTATCTGATCAAACTGCTGGCACTTGGAGACTCGGGGGTGGGGAAGACCAGCTTCCTATACCGATACACTGACCAACATTTCAACCGCAGGTTCACCACCACTGTGGGCATCGACTTCAGGGAGAAGAGAGTG aACTACATGGGGACAGGGGCTGATGGGACGTCCCAGAAGAACCTGAaggtccacctccagctctggGACACAGCTGGACAGGAGAG ATTCAGGAGCCTCACCACAGCCTTCTTCAGAGATGCCATGGGCTTCCTGCTGATGTTTGATCTCAGCAGTCAGCAGAGTTTCCTCAACGTCAGGAACTGGATGA GTCAGCTGCAGGTTAACGCCTACTGCGACAGCCCAGACATCGTGTTGGTGGGGACCAAGGCAGACCTCCAAGACACCAGGGATGTCCAGGTGGAGCAGGCCAGAGACCTGGCAGCCCGATACGG CATCCCGTACTTTGAGACGAGTGCGGCCACGGGCGTGGCAGTGGACGAGGCGGTGCGTGCGCTGCTGGGCttggtgatgaagaggatggaGCAGAGCGCGGAGCCGAGCGGCGCCGCGCCCAACGGCAGCGCCACCGTCAGCCAGGAGGTGACGGACACGCCGGTCAGGGGAGGCTGCGAGTGCTAG
- the LOC115557191 gene encoding DNA polymerase iota — MIRNPALRNVPLGIQQKYNVVTCNYVAREQGVTKVMSVVDAQEKCPQLVLVKGEDLTHYREMSYQVTAGVSLKPGNYETSLLSNWIETNPGPHRRLVVGFHIAAELRTAICSKLGLDVCAWVATNKLLAKLVSGSFKPNQQTTLLPQDVDHIMGHLGGLHRVPGVGHQTSKWLQALGLVTVQDLQLFPLAGLVKEYGVPTGQRLKNLSLGVDDSPVVPTGAPKSLSDEDSFKKISTTREVAEKTQELLTSLVERMQKDGRPPQTFRLTIPRYSAENKWFSRESRQCPVPHHLGHKVVSGSTDANVHLVTLAMKLFNKMVDGSTAFHLTLLNVCFTNLPPARGTSSQGAITSFFTLGSSPQSSPTPSRTHVPHSHSPHLFKSIQTLLVRRLFTSFNTGPRKWRITPSVKTEQDFQMKTLAESTTGSEADQPASAAIKTPVVSPDISDHHGATRSTQAPSEDYWTTAGRAHKLPPNVDTDVFRELPEDIQKELLSPAFTRTHPTSSASATSRPVPTPLPLYYGPDRDPASQSQPPLRSSGDSHPLPIRVGSYLCSSDALSTTTEVSRTPPGRTRRTPRGRPPEGWGTGL, encoded by the exons ATGATCAGGAACCCAGCTCTGCGTAATGTGCCTTTGG GTATTCAACAGAAGTATAATGTAGTCACCTGTAACTACGTTGCGAGGGAGCAAGGTGTGACCAAGGTGATGTCGGTGGTGGATGCTCAGGAGAAATGCCCTCAGCTTGTGCTGGTTAAAGGAGAGGACCTGACACACTACCGGGAAATGTCCTACCAAGTCACG GCCGGTGTCTCACTGAAACCAGGAAATTATGAAACCAGCTTATTGTCTAATT GGATTGAGACTAACCCTGGACCCCACCGGAGGCTGGTGGTCGGCTTTCACATCGCGGCGGAGCTCAGAACAGCCATCTGCAGCAAGTTGGGCCTCGACGTCTGTGCATGGGTCGCCACCAATAAGCTGCTAGCCAAACTTGTGTCTGGGTCCTTCAAACCGAACCAGCAGACCACACTGCTGCCCCAAGACGTTGACCACATCATGGGCCACCTCGGCGGCCTTCATAGAGTTCCCG GGGTGGGACATCAGACCAGTAAGTGGCTCCAAGCCCTTGGATTGGTGACTGTGCAGGACCTGCAGCTCTTCCCATTGGCCGGCCTGGTGAAGGAGTATGGAGTCCCAACTGGCCAGCGCCTGAAGAACCTGTCTCTGGGCGTCGATGACTCCCCCGTCGTGCCCACAGGAGCCCCCAAG TCTCTTAGCGATGAAGACTCGTTCAAGAAGATCTCCACCACTAGAGAAGTTGCAGAAAAGACCCAAGAGCTGCTCACCAGTCTGGTTGAGAGA ATGCAGAAAGACGGCCGGCCGCCCCAGACCTTCAGGCTGACCATCCCGAGGTACTCTGCAGAGAACAAGTGGTTCAGCAGGGAGAGCCGCCAGTGTCCCGTCCCCCACCACCTCGGACACAAGGTGGTCTCAG GCAGCACTGATGCTAATGTGCATCTGGTTACCTTGGCGATGAAGCTCTTCAATAAGATGGTGGACGGCAGCACGGCGTTCCACCTCACACTGCTCAACGTCTGTTTCACCAACCTGCCTCCGGCGCGGGGGACCTCGAGCCAGGGGGCCATCACGTCGTTCTTCACACTGGGCAGCTCCCCACAAAGCAGTCCGACTCCCTCCCGAACTCACGTACCTCACTCCCACTCACCTCATCTCTTTAAATCAATTCAAACTTTATTAGTAAGACGCTTGTTCACTTCATTTAAT ACGGGTCCCAGGAAGTGGAGAATAACCCCGAGTGTGAAGACTGAGCAGGATTTCCAAATGAAGACACTAGCAGAGAGCACAACGGGTTCCGAGGCAGATCAACCCGCATCAGCAGCAATAAAGACCCCAGTTGTTTCTCCGGATATTAGTGATCACCACGGAGCTACCCGCAGCACACAGGCACCGTCTGAAGACTATTGGACGACTGCAGGCAGGGCACATAAACTGCCCCCTAATGTTGACACGGATGTATTCAGGGAACTCCCTGAGGACATCCAGAAGGAGCTGCTATCACCTGCCTTCACCCGTacccaccccacctcctccgcctcggCCACCAGTCGGCCAGTccccacccccctacccctctACTATGGTCCTGACCGAGACCCTGCCTCCCAGTCCCAGCCTCCCCTCCGTTCTTCCGGTGACTCCCATCCACTCCCCATTAGGGTGGGGTCCTACCTCTGTTCATCTGACGCACTGTCAACCACCACAGAGGTTAGCCGGACCCCACCGGGCCGGACCAGGAGAACCCCCCGCGGGAGACCCCCAGAGGGCTGGGGGACAGGCCTCTAG